A stretch of the Bradyrhizobium arachidis genome encodes the following:
- the ribB gene encoding 3,4-dihydroxy-2-butanone-4-phosphate synthase, with the protein MPDTVQEVLQAFAKGELVVVTDDEDREGEGDLIVAASLCTAEKMAFIIRHTSGIVCAPITTEDARRLRLDPMVAHNDSAHTTAFTVSIDYKADGGTGISAEERASCCRALANPNVGANDFARPGHIFPLIAKDGGVLLRSGHTEAAVDLCKLSGLPPVGVISELMNDDGSVMKGEQVARFAAQHKLKHVTIADMIAYRQAREKLIERVSTFVTESPIGPLQGYAYRSPFDSIAHVAFVYNGVGDGKKVLTRFHKPNIVKEIFTGPKRIQAVLEQFKKEGRGVLIYLRDGAAGVPVEPLPNESSAEADRNRQWREIGVGAQILRDLGVTSIRHLTSSVHDYKGLSGFGIEIVSNEQLES; encoded by the coding sequence ATGCCCGATACCGTTCAGGAAGTTTTGCAGGCCTTCGCCAAGGGCGAACTCGTTGTCGTGACCGACGACGAGGACCGGGAAGGTGAGGGCGATCTCATCGTTGCAGCCTCGCTCTGCACCGCCGAGAAGATGGCCTTCATCATCCGCCACACCTCGGGCATCGTCTGCGCGCCGATCACGACCGAAGACGCCCGGCGCCTGCGGCTCGACCCGATGGTCGCCCATAACGATTCCGCCCACACCACGGCCTTCACGGTCTCGATCGACTACAAGGCCGACGGCGGCACCGGCATCTCGGCGGAAGAGCGCGCCTCCTGCTGCCGCGCGCTCGCCAACCCCAATGTCGGCGCCAACGATTTTGCCCGCCCCGGCCACATCTTCCCGCTGATCGCCAAGGACGGCGGCGTGCTCCTGCGCTCCGGCCACACCGAAGCCGCGGTCGACCTCTGCAAGCTCTCGGGCCTGCCGCCGGTGGGCGTGATCAGCGAATTGATGAACGACGACGGCAGCGTGATGAAAGGCGAGCAGGTCGCCCGCTTCGCCGCCCAGCACAAGCTCAAGCACGTCACGATTGCGGACATGATCGCTTATCGCCAGGCGCGCGAGAAGCTGATCGAGCGGGTCTCGACCTTCGTCACCGAAAGCCCGATCGGGCCGCTCCAGGGCTATGCCTACCGCTCGCCCTTCGATTCCATCGCCCACGTCGCCTTCGTCTATAACGGCGTCGGCGACGGCAAGAAGGTGCTGACGCGCTTCCACAAGCCGAACATCGTCAAGGAGATTTTTACCGGTCCGAAGCGCATTCAGGCCGTGCTCGAACAGTTCAAGAAGGAAGGACGCGGCGTCCTGATCTACTTGCGCGACGGTGCCGCTGGTGTGCCGGTCGAGCCCTTGCCGAACGAGTCGTCGGCGGAGGCCGACCGTAACCGACAGTGGCGCGAGATCGGCGTCGGCGCGCAGATCCTGCGTGATCTCGGCGTGACCTCGATCCGCCATCTCACCTCCTCGGTGCACGACTACAAGGGCCTGTCGGGTTTTGGCATCGAGATCGTCTCGAACGAGCAACTCGAGAGTTGA
- a CDS encoding MBL fold metallo-hydrolase, with the protein MSDNDDVPFNRNFPLKPGIVEEVRPGVRRVLCNNPSPFTFTGTVSYIVGTGKVAIIDPGPDDAAHAAALLDAVKGETVTHILVTHTHRDHSPNTGRIKQATGATVYAEGPHRASRPRFESEKHNPESGSDRDFAPDVKVAHGDVIEGAGWRLEAVATPGHTANHLAFAWPERKFNFVGDHVMGWSTSIVAPPDGSMIDYMDSLDRLAAREEDLYFSGHGPEIPDGQRFVRFLIRHRKAREASILHRLAKGETDIPTMVRAIYIGIDPRLTTAAGYSVLAHLEDLVARGVVATDGDPVIGGTYRMA; encoded by the coding sequence ATGTCCGACAACGACGACGTCCCGTTCAACCGCAACTTCCCGCTCAAGCCTGGAATCGTCGAAGAGGTGCGTCCCGGGGTGCGGCGCGTCCTCTGCAATAATCCGAGCCCGTTCACGTTCACGGGCACGGTCAGTTACATCGTAGGTACCGGCAAGGTCGCGATCATCGATCCCGGCCCGGATGATGCGGCCCACGCGGCGGCGCTGCTCGATGCGGTCAAGGGCGAGACCGTCACCCACATTCTGGTCACCCACACCCATCGCGACCACTCGCCCAACACGGGGCGGATCAAGCAGGCGACGGGCGCCACGGTCTATGCCGAAGGCCCGCATCGCGCCTCGCGCCCGCGCTTCGAGAGCGAGAAGCATAATCCGGAGTCGGGCTCCGATCGCGACTTCGCGCCCGATGTGAAGGTGGCGCATGGCGACGTCATCGAAGGTGCCGGCTGGCGACTGGAGGCGGTGGCGACGCCCGGCCATACTGCCAATCATCTCGCCTTCGCCTGGCCCGAGCGAAAATTCAATTTCGTCGGCGATCACGTGATGGGCTGGTCGACCTCGATCGTGGCGCCGCCCGACGGCTCGATGATCGACTACATGGACTCGCTCGATCGGCTCGCCGCGCGCGAAGAGGATTTGTATTTCTCAGGTCACGGCCCGGAGATCCCGGACGGCCAACGCTTCGTGCGCTTCCTGATCCGCCACCGCAAGGCACGAGAAGCCTCGATCCTGCATCGCCTCGCCAAGGGCGAGACCGACATCCCGACCATGGTGCGCGCGATCTATATCGGCATCGATCCCAGGCTCACCACCGCGGCCGGCTATTCCGTGCTGGCGCATCTGGAGGACCTCGTCGCCCGCGGCGTTGTGGCGACGGACGGCGATCCCGTGATCGGCGGGACGTACCGGATGGCGTGA
- a CDS encoding acyl-CoA dehydrogenase, which yields MSVRPQAKDKPAAASFQWDDPFLLDEQLTEDERMVRDTARAYAQDKLLPRVSKAYLEEKTDREIFNEMGELGLIGITLPEEYGCANASYVAYGLVAREIERVDSGYRSMNSVQSSLVMYPIYAYGDENQRKKYLPKLASGEWVGCFGLTEPDAGSDPAGMKTRAEKVSDGYRLTGSKMWISNAPIADVFVVWAKSAAHDNQIRGFVLEKGMKGLSAPKIGGKLSLRASITGEVVMDGVVVPEDALLPNVSGLKGPFGCLNRARYGISWGALGAAEDCMHRARQYTLDRKQFGKPLAATQLVQKKLADMETEIALGLQASLRVGRLMDEGKFAPEMISIVKRNNCGKALDIARVARDMHGGNGISIEYHVMRHVHNLETVNTYEGTHDVHALILGRAITGIQAFF from the coding sequence ATGAGCGTGCGCCCCCAGGCCAAGGACAAGCCGGCTGCGGCTTCTTTCCAGTGGGATGATCCGTTCCTGCTCGATGAGCAGCTCACCGAAGACGAGCGCATGGTGCGCGACACCGCGCGCGCCTACGCCCAGGACAAGCTCCTGCCGCGTGTCTCCAAGGCCTACTTGGAAGAGAAGACCGATCGCGAGATTTTCAACGAGATGGGCGAGCTCGGCCTGATCGGCATCACGCTGCCCGAGGAGTACGGCTGCGCCAATGCCAGCTACGTCGCCTATGGCCTGGTCGCGCGCGAGATCGAGCGGGTCGACTCGGGTTATCGCTCGATGAACTCGGTGCAGTCCTCGCTGGTGATGTATCCGATCTACGCCTATGGCGACGAGAACCAGCGCAAGAAGTATCTGCCGAAGCTCGCGAGCGGCGAATGGGTCGGCTGCTTCGGCCTGACCGAGCCGGACGCCGGCTCCGATCCGGCCGGCATGAAGACCCGCGCCGAGAAGGTATCGGACGGCTATCGCCTCACCGGCAGCAAGATGTGGATCTCGAACGCGCCGATCGCCGACGTGTTCGTTGTCTGGGCCAAGTCGGCCGCGCACGACAACCAGATCCGCGGCTTCGTGCTGGAGAAGGGCATGAAGGGCCTGTCGGCGCCGAAGATCGGCGGCAAGCTTTCGCTTCGTGCGTCCATCACCGGCGAGGTCGTGATGGACGGCGTCGTGGTTCCCGAGGACGCGCTGCTGCCCAACGTCTCCGGCCTCAAGGGCCCGTTCGGCTGCCTCAACCGCGCTCGCTACGGTATCTCCTGGGGGGCGCTCGGGGCTGCAGAAGACTGCATGCACCGCGCCCGGCAATACACGCTCGATCGCAAGCAGTTCGGCAAGCCGCTCGCCGCGACCCAGCTCGTGCAGAAGAAGCTCGCCGACATGGAGACCGAGATCGCGCTCGGCCTGCAGGCCTCCTTGCGCGTCGGCCGGCTGATGGACGAAGGCAAGTTCGCGCCCGAGATGATCTCGATCGTCAAGCGCAACAATTGCGGCAAGGCGCTCGACATCGCCCGCGTCGCGCGCGACATGCACGGCGGCAACGGCATCTCGATCGAGTACCATGTGATGCGCCACGTCCATAACCTCGAGACGGTCAACACCTACGAGGGCACACACGACGTCCACGCCCTGATCCTGGGCCGCGCGATCACGGGCATTCAGGCGTTTTTCTGA